One genomic window of Xanthobacter dioxanivorans includes the following:
- a CDS encoding LysR family transcriptional regulator: MVFDTRLLTGVGVMAAVTEAGNFARAAEMLGLTPSGVSRAVARLEARVGVRLFDRNPREVCLTEEGRRFHAQVMPLLAGLEEAASEAAGAAAVVRGRLRVSVDPWFARMVLASRLQEFLQRYPLLSVDFSTSNYREEMMAGFDVAVRFGPPDASSLITRKLLDTRVVTVAAPTYLERHGEPRSPHDLVHHEGLLFRDPQTGLPFPWEFHRDGELVQVKVSSRLVLDDPSVAVSACLAGLGIFQSLAVGLAPFLSAGDLVQLLPEWSEELYPLYAYHPSRQLPPAKVRAFLDFVREIAQNPGSA, translated from the coding sequence ATGGTGTTCGATACGCGACTACTGACGGGCGTGGGCGTGATGGCTGCCGTCACCGAAGCGGGCAATTTTGCGCGCGCCGCCGAGATGCTGGGCCTGACGCCTTCTGGCGTGAGCCGGGCTGTCGCGCGGCTGGAGGCGCGGGTGGGCGTGCGGCTGTTCGATCGCAACCCGCGCGAGGTCTGCCTGACGGAAGAGGGGCGACGCTTCCATGCGCAGGTGATGCCGCTGCTCGCCGGCCTCGAGGAGGCCGCGTCCGAGGCCGCCGGCGCAGCGGCTGTGGTGCGTGGGCGGCTGCGCGTGTCGGTGGACCCGTGGTTCGCACGAATGGTGCTCGCCTCGCGTCTACAGGAGTTTCTGCAGCGCTACCCGCTGCTGTCTGTGGATTTTTCCACCAGCAATTACCGCGAGGAGATGATGGCGGGCTTCGACGTGGCGGTGCGTTTCGGTCCGCCTGATGCGTCATCCCTCATCACCCGTAAGCTGTTGGACACCCGTGTGGTGACGGTGGCCGCACCCACCTATCTGGAGCGGCACGGGGAGCCGCGCTCGCCGCATGACCTTGTCCATCACGAGGGGCTGCTGTTTCGCGATCCACAGACCGGCCTACCCTTTCCCTGGGAGTTCCACCGCGACGGCGAGCTCGTCCAGGTCAAGGTCTCGAGCCGTTTGGTGCTGGACGATCCATCGGTCGCGGTCTCCGCCTGCCTGGCGGGCCTGGGGATTTTCCAGAGCCTCGCCGTGGGCCTCGCGCCCTTTCTGTCAGCGGGTGACCTCGTGCAGTTACTACCGGAGTGGTCGGAGGAGCTTTATCCGCTCTACGCTTACCACCCCTCGCGCCAGCTCCCGCCGGCAAAGGTCCGAGCGTTTCTCGACTTCGTGCGGGAGATCGCCCAGAACCCTGGTTCTGCTTGA
- a CDS encoding NmrA family NAD(P)-binding protein yields the protein MYAITGITGKVGGALARSLLADHLPVRAVLRDVAKAAEWRARGCEAAIAEMDDAASLAAAFTDAEGVFILPPSEFDPEPGFPEARRVIDAVTEALILARPAKVVCLSTIGADAPHENLLTQRTLLEKAVGGLGLPVTFLRPGWFMENAQWDVPAARDEGVLRSFLQPADKPFPMIATQDVGCTAAALLREDWSGTRIVELEGPARVSPNDIARAFAAALGHPVSMEIVLRETWKDIFRAQGARNPQPRIRMIDGFNEGWIDFANEGRAARKGTTTVEIVIADLVKASGG from the coding sequence ATGTATGCCATCACCGGAATCACCGGCAAGGTCGGCGGCGCGCTGGCGCGCAGCCTGCTCGCCGATCATCTGCCCGTTCGCGCCGTGCTGCGCGACGTGGCCAAGGCGGCCGAGTGGCGCGCCAGAGGGTGCGAGGCCGCCATCGCCGAGATGGACGATGCGGCAAGCCTTGCCGCCGCCTTCACGGACGCCGAGGGCGTCTTCATCCTGCCGCCGTCGGAATTCGACCCGGAGCCCGGCTTCCCTGAAGCCCGCCGCGTCATCGACGCCGTGACGGAGGCGCTCATCCTGGCCCGCCCGGCCAAGGTCGTGTGCCTGTCCACCATCGGCGCCGACGCGCCCCATGAAAACCTGCTCACCCAGCGCACACTGCTGGAAAAGGCGGTGGGGGGCCTCGGCCTGCCGGTCACCTTCCTGCGGCCGGGCTGGTTCATGGAGAATGCGCAATGGGATGTTCCTGCGGCCCGCGACGAAGGTGTGCTGCGCAGCTTCCTGCAGCCCGCCGACAAGCCGTTCCCCATGATCGCGACGCAGGATGTCGGCTGCACTGCCGCCGCGCTGCTGCGCGAAGACTGGAGCGGAACGCGGATCGTCGAGCTGGAAGGTCCCGCCCGCGTTTCGCCGAACGACATCGCCCGCGCCTTTGCCGCCGCGCTGGGGCACCCGGTGTCGATGGAGATCGTGCTGCGCGAGACCTGGAAGGACATTTTCCGGGCGCAGGGCGCGCGCAACCCGCAGCCGCGCATCCGCATGATCGACGGCTTCAACGAAGGCTGGATCGATTTTGCTAACGAGGGCCGCGCGGCGCGCAAGGGGACTACCACAGTCGAGATCGTCATCGCCGACCTGGTGAAGGCCAGTGGCGGCTAG
- a CDS encoding conjugal transfer protein TraG has translation MSATKILWGQILLVFAIVLVTTWGATQFVAWRLGFQDQLGPPWFLLGPWPVYPPPAFFWWWYFYDAYAPVIFTEGAIIAASGGFLSIAAAIGLSVWRAREARRVETYGSARWAEPEEIRAAGLLGPDGVVLGRNGGDYLRHDGPEHVLCFAPTRSGKGVGLVVPSLLTWPGSAIVHDIKGENWQLTAGFRARHGRVLLFDPTNVRSSAYNPLLEVRRGEWEVRDVQNIADILVDPEGSLEKRNHWEKTSHALLVGAILHVLYAERDKTLAGVAAFLSDPRRPIETTLAAMMTTAHLGETGPHPVIASAARELLNKSENERSGVLSTAMSFLGLYRDPVVAEVTRCCDWRITDLVTGTRPTSLYLVVPPSDINRTKPLIRLILNQVGRRLTEDLQAKAGRHRLLLMLDEFPALGRLDFFESALAFMAGYGLKSFLIAQSLNQIEKAYGPNNSILDNCHVRVSFATNDERTAKRVSDALGTATEMKAMKNYAGHRLSPWLGHLMVSRSETARPLLTPGEVMQLPPADEIVMVAGTPPIRAKKARYYEDERFRERVMHPPELLAPRDRQPDDWTVLPLPVPSQLSLLVEETDDEDTTGSEQRRQPELARVETLEAPAQPRNEFEIDPVDETDDDVARTSRMTRLMQGVARQVSLDPNDGLEL, from the coding sequence ATGTCCGCGACCAAAATTCTCTGGGGCCAGATCCTCCTCGTCTTCGCCATCGTGCTCGTCACCACCTGGGGCGCTACTCAGTTCGTGGCATGGCGGCTCGGCTTCCAGGACCAGCTCGGCCCGCCCTGGTTCCTGCTGGGACCCTGGCCGGTCTATCCCCCGCCGGCCTTCTTCTGGTGGTGGTATTTCTACGACGCCTATGCGCCGGTCATCTTCACCGAGGGGGCGATCATCGCCGCATCCGGCGGGTTCCTGTCCATCGCCGCCGCCATCGGCCTCTCGGTCTGGCGGGCGCGGGAAGCAAGGCGCGTCGAGACCTATGGCTCCGCCCGCTGGGCCGAGCCCGAGGAGATCCGCGCAGCCGGGCTGCTCGGTCCTGACGGCGTGGTGCTGGGGCGCAATGGCGGGGACTATCTGCGCCATGACGGGCCCGAGCACGTCCTGTGCTTCGCGCCCACCCGATCCGGTAAAGGCGTGGGCCTCGTCGTCCCCTCGCTGCTGACTTGGCCGGGCTCTGCCATCGTCCATGACATCAAGGGCGAGAACTGGCAGCTCACCGCCGGCTTCCGGGCCCGGCACGGGCGTGTGCTCCTGTTCGACCCCACCAACGTGCGCTCGTCAGCCTACAATCCCCTGCTGGAGGTCCGCCGCGGAGAATGGGAGGTCCGCGACGTCCAGAACATCGCCGACATCCTGGTGGATCCCGAGGGCTCGCTGGAAAAGCGCAACCACTGGGAGAAGACCAGCCACGCCCTCCTCGTGGGCGCCATCCTCCATGTGCTCTATGCCGAGCGGGACAAGACCCTGGCCGGTGTCGCGGCCTTCCTCTCTGATCCCCGGCGGCCCATCGAGACGACCCTCGCCGCCATGATGACGACGGCTCACCTCGGAGAGACGGGTCCTCATCCCGTAATCGCCAGCGCCGCCCGCGAGCTCCTCAACAAATCCGAGAACGAACGGTCCGGCGTGCTTTCCACCGCCATGTCCTTCCTCGGGCTCTACCGAGATCCCGTGGTGGCCGAGGTGACCCGGTGCTGCGACTGGCGCATCACCGACTTGGTGACGGGTACCCGCCCGACCAGCCTCTACCTCGTCGTGCCGCCCTCGGACATCAACCGGACTAAGCCGCTCATCCGGCTGATCCTCAACCAGGTAGGGCGTCGCCTCACCGAGGACCTGCAGGCGAAGGCCGGCCGGCATCGGCTTCTCCTCATGCTGGACGAGTTCCCGGCGCTCGGGCGGCTCGACTTCTTCGAGAGCGCCCTCGCCTTCATGGCGGGCTATGGGCTCAAGAGCTTCCTGATCGCCCAGTCCCTGAACCAGATCGAGAAGGCATACGGGCCGAACAACTCCATCCTCGACAACTGCCATGTGCGGGTGAGCTTCGCCACCAATGACGAACGCACCGCCAAGCGCGTGTCCGATGCCCTCGGCACCGCCACCGAGATGAAGGCCATGAAGAACTATGCCGGCCACCGGCTCTCCCCCTGGCTCGGCCATCTCATGGTCTCGCGCTCGGAGACGGCCCGTCCGCTCCTCACGCCGGGCGAGGTGATGCAGCTTCCGCCTGCGGACGAGATCGTCATGGTCGCTGGCACACCGCCGATCCGGGCAAAGAAGGCCCGCTACTACGAGGATGAGCGGTTCAGGGAACGCGTGATGCACCCGCCGGAGCTTCTAGCCCCGCGCGATCGCCAGCCCGACGACTGGACAGTGCTCCCGTTGCCGGTGCCGTCACAGCTCAGTCTGCTGGTCGAGGAGACCGATGATGAGGACACCACGGGTTCGGAGCAGCGGCGCCAACCGGAGCTGGCGCGGGTGGAGACCCTGGAGGCGCCTGCGCAACCCCGCAACGAGTTCGAGATCGATCCGGTCGATGAGACGGACGACGACGTGGCCCGGACCAGTCGCATGACCCGTCTCATGCAGGGCGTCGCGCGTCAGGTCTCACTCGATCCCAACGACGGCTTGGAGCTGTGA
- a CDS encoding CopG family transcriptional regulator, whose protein sequence is MAPRKKKAQISVYLDPTTMGLLADYAARRDQPQSLIAEAAIASFLSPDAAEQREATIAKRLDQLDRRMTRLERDLSISVETLAVFVRFWLATTPALPEPAAQAARAKAAERYEAFVAALGRRLAKGPWLAQEIAEDGDAAKA, encoded by the coding sequence ATGGCCCCACGCAAGAAGAAGGCGCAGATCTCGGTCTATCTGGATCCGACGACGATGGGGCTTCTAGCCGATTATGCCGCGCGGAGGGATCAACCTCAGTCCTTGATCGCGGAGGCTGCCATTGCGTCCTTCCTTTCTCCAGACGCTGCCGAGCAACGGGAAGCTACCATCGCCAAGCGGCTCGATCAGCTGGACCGACGGATGACCCGGCTGGAGCGCGATCTCAGCATCTCGGTCGAGACGCTGGCCGTGTTCGTGAGGTTTTGGTTGGCCACCACGCCAGCTTTGCCGGAACCAGCCGCGCAGGCAGCACGTGCAAAGGCAGCGGAGCGCTATGAGGCGTTCGTCGCGGCGCTGGGGCGGCGGCTCGCGAAGGGGCCGTGGCTGGCGCAGGAGATCGCCGAGGACGGCGATGCTGCCAAAGCCTGA